A single region of the Cucumis melo cultivar AY chromosome 3, USDA_Cmelo_AY_1.0, whole genome shotgun sequence genome encodes:
- the LOC103496623 gene encoding probable LRR receptor-like serine/threonine-protein kinase IRK, with protein sequence MKRLLGLFVLFVVVPVLVRSLNPPLNEDVLGLIVFKADIEDPEGKLASWNEDDDNPCNWVGLKCNPRSNRVVELHLDGFALNGRLGRGLLQLQFLRKLSLANNNLTGNLSPNNARFENLRVVDLSGNGFHGMIPDDFFRQCGSLRVISLANNKISGKIPESLSSCSSLAAVNLSSNQFSGSLPSGIWSLTGLRSLDLSDNILEGEIAPEVKGMNNLRAVNLGKNRFSGQIPDGIGSCLLLRSVDLSENSFSGNVPATMKKLSLCSTINLRRNLFEGEVPEWIGGMEGLEILDLSGNRFSGPIPSSFGNLQKLKVLNLSGNGLTGSLAESIVPSQNLSAMDLGHGSLTGVLPAWILKLGSQNVLPSDIKRSSLSTTVGKALANLQVLDLSHNAFSGEISPDIGILSSLQVLNLCKNSFVGAIPESIGDLKALVFLDLSENQLNGSIPETLGGDVSLKELRLEKNLLEGAVPNSVGNCSSLVTLDVSENRLTGSIPAELSQLINLQIVDLSTNNLSGALPKQLANLPNLLLFNISHNNLQGELPAGGFFNTISPSSVAGNPSLCGSIVKRSCPGVLPKPIVLNPNSSSDAGSPSLPTTLGHKRIILSISALIAIGAAAVILVGVVAITVINLHVRSSANRPEAAITFSGGDDFSHSPTTDANSGKLVMFSGEPDFSTGAHALLNKDCELGRGGFGAVYQTVLRDGHPVAIKKLTVSSLVKSQEEFEREVKKLGKVRHQNLVALEGYYWTPSLQLLIYEFVSGGSLYKQLHEGLGGNILSWNERFNIILGTAKSLAHLHQMNIIHYNIKSSNVLIDSSGEPKVGDFGLARLLPMLDRYVLSSKIQSALGYMAPEFACKTVKITEKCDVYGFGVLVLEVVTGKRPVEYMEDDVVVLCDMVRRELEEGQVEECIDGRLQRNFPLEEAIPVVKLGLICTSQVPSNRPDMAEVVNILELIRCPSEGQEELG encoded by the exons ATGAAAAGGCTACTCGGGTTGTTCGTCTTGTTTGTTGTGGTTCCAGTGTTGGTGAGATCTCTGAACCCACCTTTAAACGAAGACGTTTTGGGGCTGATTGTGTTCAAGGCTGACATTGAAGACCCTGAAGGGAAACTCGCCTCGTGGAATGAAGATGACGATAACCCATGTAATTGGGTTGGTTTAAAATGCAACCCCAGATCCAATAGAGTTGTTGAGCTTCATCTTGATGGCTTCGCGCTTAATGGCAGGCTTGGGCGTGGTCTTCTTCAATTGCAGTTTCTTCGTAAACTCTCTCTTGCGAACAACAATCTTACTGGAAATTTAAGTCCCAATAATGCTCGCTTTGAAAATCTTCGAGTGGTTGATTTAAGCGGCAATGGGTTTCATGGGATGATTCCGGATGATTTTTTCCGGCAATGTGGGTCGTTGAGAGTAATCTCTTTGGCTAACAACAAAATTTCAGGGAAAATCCCGGAAAGTTTGAGCTCTTGTTCCAGTCTTGCTGCTGTAAATTTATCTTCTAATCAGTTTTCAGGTTCATTGCCTTCTGGGATTTGGTCCTTAACTGGGCTTCGATCTTTGGATTTGTCTGATAATATTTTGGAAGGTGAAATTGCACCGGAGGTGAAGGGTATGAATAATTTGCGAGCTGTTAATTTGGGGAAGAATCGGTTTTCTGGACAGATCCCAGATGGGATTGGTAGTTGTTTGCTCTTGAGGTCTGTTGATCTCAGTGAAAATTCTTTCTCCGGCAACGTTCCGGCGACAATGAAGAAGCTTAGTTTATGCAGTACTATTAATTTAAGAAGAAACTTATTTGAAGGGGAGGTTCCTGAATGGATTGGTGGAATGGAAGGCCTTGAAATCCTGGACCTTTCAGGGAATAGGTTTTCTGGTCCTATTCCAAGTTCATTTGGGAATCTTCAAAAACTGAAGGTTTTGAATCTTTCTGGAAATGGTTTAACTGGTAGCTTGGCAGAGTCCATAGTTCCTTCTCAAAACCTTTCAGCTATGGATCTCGGTCACGGTTCTCTCACCGGTGTTCTTCCGGCCTGGATTCTGAAGCTGGGTTCGCAAAATGTATTGCCTTCTGATATCAAAAGAAGCTCTCTTTCTACAACTGTGGGAAAAGCTCTTGCTAATCTTCAAGTTTTAGATTTGTCTCACAATGCATTTTCTGGTGAAATTTCACCTGATATTGGGATATTAAGTAGCTTGCAGGTGTTGAACCTGTGTAAGAACTCATTTGTAGGTGCTATTCCGGAGAGTATTGGAGACCTGAAGGCCTTGGTTTTTCTTGACTTGAGTGAGAACCAGTTGAATGGAAGCATTCCCGAAACACTTGGTGGAGATGTATCGTTGAAAGAATTGAGACTGGAGAAGAACTTGCTGGAGGGTGCGGTTCCAAATTCAGTCGGGAACTGTTCTTCACTTGTAACTTT GGACGTGTCGGAAAACAGATTAACTGGCTCCATACCAGCAGAATTGTCTCAACTGATCAATCTTCAAATTGTGGATTTGTCAACAAACAATCTCAGTGGTGCATTGCCGAAACAGTTGGCTAATCTTCCTAACCTTCTTTTATTTAACATTTCTCACAACAATCTGCAAGGTGAACTACCTGCAGGTGGGTTTTTCAATACAATCTCCCCCTCCTCTGTGGCTGGAAATCCTTCTCTTTGTGGTTCTATTGTCAAGAGGTCTTGCCCAGGTGTCCTTCCAAAGCCTATTGTTCTCAACCCCAACTCATCTTCTGACGCGGGTTCTCCTTCATTACCTACAACTCTTGGTCACAAAAGAATCATCCTCAGCATCTCCGCACTCATTGCCATTGGTGCAGCAGCTGTTATCCTCGTCGGTGTAGTTGCGATCACTGTCATTAACCTCCATGTTCGGTCATCTGCAAATCGTCCTGAAGCAGCTATCACGTTTTCAGGAGGGGATGACTTCAGCCACTCCCCAACTACGGATGCTAATTCTGGAAAGCTTGTCATGTTTTCAGGAGAGCCTGATTTCAGTACCGGTGCACATGCTCTCCTTAACAAGGATTGTGAGCTTGGCCGTGGCGGATTTGGAGCTGTTTACCAAACTGTTCTTCGTGATGGGCATCCCGTTGCAATAAAAAAGCTCACTGTTTCAAGTCTTGTCAAATCTCAAGAAGAGTTTGAAAGGGAGGTTAAGAAGTTGGGGAAAGTTAGGCACCAAAATCTTGTGGCTTTAGAAGGTTATTACTGGACTCCATCTCTGCAGCTCCTCATATATGAATTTGTGTCTGGAGGGAGTTTGTATAAACAGCTTCATGAAGGATTGGGTGGAAACATCCTCTCATGGAATGAAAGGTTCAACATAATCCTCGGAACTGCGAAAAGCTTGGCACATTTGCACCAAATGAACATCATCCACTACAATATAAAATCAAGCAATGTACTGATTGATAGTTCGGGGGAACCTAAAGTTGGAGATTTTGGCTTAGCAAGATTGTTACCGATGCTTGATCGGTACGTGCTGAGCAGCAAGATACAAAGTGCACTAGGATACATGGCACCTGAGTTTGCCTGCAAAACGGTTAAGATAACAGAGAAATGTGATGTGTATGGATTTGGAGTTCTGGTTCTTGAAGTGGTAACAGGGAAGAGACCTGTGGAATACATGGAAGATGACGTGGTGGTACTTTGCGACATGGTTCGGCGGGAGCTGGAAGAAGGTCAGGTGGAGGAATGCATTGATGGGAGGCTCCAGAGGAATTTTCCATTAGAAGAGGCCATACCAGTAGTGAAACTAGGCTTGATATGCACATCTCAAGTGCCATCGAACCGACCCGATATGGCAGAGGTTGTTAATATATTAGAGCTTATCAGATGTCCATCAGAAGGCCAAGAAGAATTGGGATGA
- the LOC103496622 gene encoding uncharacterized protein LOC103496622 isoform X1, translating to MNRDLAFLFLFSLLILFSPGSDASFPNHFWNLHLRFAVSKDSLQSVAPTPGPNSVVNGKLSRGATTSSATPAIPPSPNSTDGFTTEKCDSSYKTCHDLKDLSACLLSAEQAEVEQYLLIQNDGETSLKVNVIVSDTKYKEIQVPEHHAKKVNISDFPGNSMIILDAGNGKCIVHVRSLTKNGSIFKQISSYVTHLNLVSGSYLLFSIVFIIGGIWACCKMKTKERHANGIPYQELELAEHDSSPTNDLEAAEGWDQGWDDDWDESKPANRSSSDMKANGINSKTSDRNGWENDWDD from the exons ATGAATCGTGATTTGGCTTTCCTATTCCTCTTCTCCCTTCTCATTCTCTTCTCTCCTGGATCCGATGCTTCTTTCCCTAACCATTTTTGGAATCTTCACCTCCGGTTCGCGGTTTCGAAGGATTCTCTTCAG agtgTAGCCCCAACTCCTGGTCCTAACTCTGTTGTCAATGGTAAATTGAGTAGGGGCGCCACAACAAGTTCTGCAACTCCTGCAATTCCGCCATCTCCCAATTCAACTGATGGGTTTACTACAGAGAAGTGTGACTCGTCGTACAAGACTTGCCATGACCTTAAGGATTTGAGTGCTTGCCTTCTGTCAGCAGAACAAG CTGAGGTTGAACAATATCTTCTGATACAAAATGATGGGGAGACTTCTCTGAAAGTGAATGTTATAGTTTCTGACACTAAATACAAGGAGATTCAAGTTCCTGAGCATCATGCCAAAAAG GTTAATATTTCAGACTTTCCAGGGAATTCAATGATCATATTAGATGCTGGAAATGGGAAGTGTATAGTTCACGTAAGATCATTAACAAAAAATGGCAGCATTTTTAAGCAGATCTCTTCCTATGTAACCCATTTAAACCTTGTATCCGGATCCTATCTACTATTTTCTATCGTTTTTATCATTGGAGGTATATGGGCATGCTGCAAAATGAAAACCAAGGAACGCCATGCCAATGGAATCCCATATCAGGAGCTGGAATTAGCAGAGCATGACTCTTCTCCAACCAACGATTTGGAAGCAGCCGAAGGTTGGGATCAAGGCTGGGATGACGATTGGGACGAGTCAAAGCCTGCAAATAGATCCAGCTCTGACATGAAGGCAAATGGTATTAACTCAAAAACTTCCGATAGAAATGGATGGGAAAACGATTGGGACGATTGA
- the LOC103496622 gene encoding uncharacterized protein LOC103496622 isoform X2, which translates to MLLSLTIFGIFTSGSRFRRILFSRGATTSSATPAIPPSPNSTDGFTTEKCDSSYKTCHDLKDLSACLLSAEQAEVEQYLLIQNDGETSLKVNVIVSDTKYKEIQVPEHHAKKVNISDFPGNSMIILDAGNGKCIVHVRSLTKNGSIFKQISSYVTHLNLVSGSYLLFSIVFIIGGIWACCKMKTKERHANGIPYQELELAEHDSSPTNDLEAAEGWDQGWDDDWDESKPANRSSSDMKANGINSKTSDRNGWENDWDD; encoded by the exons ATGCTTCTTTCCCTAACCATTTTTGGAATCTTCACCTCCGGTTCGCGGTTTCGAAGGATTCTCTTCAG TAGGGGCGCCACAACAAGTTCTGCAACTCCTGCAATTCCGCCATCTCCCAATTCAACTGATGGGTTTACTACAGAGAAGTGTGACTCGTCGTACAAGACTTGCCATGACCTTAAGGATTTGAGTGCTTGCCTTCTGTCAGCAGAACAAG CTGAGGTTGAACAATATCTTCTGATACAAAATGATGGGGAGACTTCTCTGAAAGTGAATGTTATAGTTTCTGACACTAAATACAAGGAGATTCAAGTTCCTGAGCATCATGCCAAAAAG GTTAATATTTCAGACTTTCCAGGGAATTCAATGATCATATTAGATGCTGGAAATGGGAAGTGTATAGTTCACGTAAGATCATTAACAAAAAATGGCAGCATTTTTAAGCAGATCTCTTCCTATGTAACCCATTTAAACCTTGTATCCGGATCCTATCTACTATTTTCTATCGTTTTTATCATTGGAGGTATATGGGCATGCTGCAAAATGAAAACCAAGGAACGCCATGCCAATGGAATCCCATATCAGGAGCTGGAATTAGCAGAGCATGACTCTTCTCCAACCAACGATTTGGAAGCAGCCGAAGGTTGGGATCAAGGCTGGGATGACGATTGGGACGAGTCAAAGCCTGCAAATAGATCCAGCTCTGACATGAAGGCAAATGGTATTAACTCAAAAACTTCCGATAGAAATGGATGGGAAAACGATTGGGACGATTGA
- the LOC103496622 gene encoding uncharacterized protein LOC103496622 isoform X3 — MLLSLTIFGIFTSGSRFRRILFRGATTSSATPAIPPSPNSTDGFTTEKCDSSYKTCHDLKDLSACLLSAEQAEVEQYLLIQNDGETSLKVNVIVSDTKYKEIQVPEHHAKKVNISDFPGNSMIILDAGNGKCIVHVRSLTKNGSIFKQISSYVTHLNLVSGSYLLFSIVFIIGGIWACCKMKTKERHANGIPYQELELAEHDSSPTNDLEAAEGWDQGWDDDWDESKPANRSSSDMKANGINSKTSDRNGWENDWDD, encoded by the exons ATGCTTCTTTCCCTAACCATTTTTGGAATCTTCACCTCCGGTTCGCGGTTTCGAAGGATTCTCTTCAG GGGCGCCACAACAAGTTCTGCAACTCCTGCAATTCCGCCATCTCCCAATTCAACTGATGGGTTTACTACAGAGAAGTGTGACTCGTCGTACAAGACTTGCCATGACCTTAAGGATTTGAGTGCTTGCCTTCTGTCAGCAGAACAAG CTGAGGTTGAACAATATCTTCTGATACAAAATGATGGGGAGACTTCTCTGAAAGTGAATGTTATAGTTTCTGACACTAAATACAAGGAGATTCAAGTTCCTGAGCATCATGCCAAAAAG GTTAATATTTCAGACTTTCCAGGGAATTCAATGATCATATTAGATGCTGGAAATGGGAAGTGTATAGTTCACGTAAGATCATTAACAAAAAATGGCAGCATTTTTAAGCAGATCTCTTCCTATGTAACCCATTTAAACCTTGTATCCGGATCCTATCTACTATTTTCTATCGTTTTTATCATTGGAGGTATATGGGCATGCTGCAAAATGAAAACCAAGGAACGCCATGCCAATGGAATCCCATATCAGGAGCTGGAATTAGCAGAGCATGACTCTTCTCCAACCAACGATTTGGAAGCAGCCGAAGGTTGGGATCAAGGCTGGGATGACGATTGGGACGAGTCAAAGCCTGCAAATAGATCCAGCTCTGACATGAAGGCAAATGGTATTAACTCAAAAACTTCCGATAGAAATGGATGGGAAAACGATTGGGACGATTGA